A window of the Amycolatopsis solani genome harbors these coding sequences:
- a CDS encoding discoidin domain-containing protein, producing the protein MRRISMFFAALLLLAATLPGVAHAAALSSRTHLFYYPWYGGSSTGYRHWQQGGHTPPSDIGANFYPVLGAYDSGDFSGAVEQHMRWIEQSGAGVIVYSWWGQGSYEDGLAAGVLEAAARHGIRVAWHLEPYSGRTAESTVADVNYLLGRYGSSPAFYREGGRGAFYVFESLRITDWTALDQVRSSAIVLAQTTDTSKVAHFGGMYTYDAIAGATAPGWREAGAYCEANGLVWAPSVGPGYVDDRAVPGNTTPTLGRDNGATYDREWQNALSSQADWVSVTSFNEWHEGSIIEPARSAPPSGAYETFSGAYGTSGAASETAYLDRTRYWAAQLGGPPPASVNLAQGRPVTASGSQGGYPPGNAVDGNASSYWESTNNAFPQTLTVDLGAPAPVGRVVVKLPPSWGRRTQTIAVNGGSPVGYVFDPGSGNAVTIPVSSADRYLRLVFTGNSGWPAGQVSEVEAYAS; encoded by the coding sequence ATGCGCCGGATTTCGATGTTCTTCGCCGCGCTTCTCTTGCTGGCGGCCACTTTGCCGGGTGTCGCGCACGCGGCCGCGCTCTCTTCCCGGACCCACCTGTTCTACTACCCTTGGTACGGCGGCAGTTCCACCGGCTACCGGCATTGGCAGCAGGGTGGGCACACGCCGCCGTCGGACATCGGCGCGAACTTCTACCCGGTGCTGGGCGCGTACGACTCCGGTGATTTCTCCGGCGCCGTCGAGCAGCACATGCGCTGGATCGAGCAGTCCGGCGCCGGGGTGATCGTCTACAGCTGGTGGGGCCAGGGGTCCTATGAGGACGGCCTGGCGGCGGGCGTACTGGAAGCCGCTGCCCGGCACGGGATCCGTGTCGCGTGGCACCTCGAGCCCTACAGCGGGCGAACGGCGGAGTCCACCGTGGCCGACGTGAACTACCTTCTGGGGCGCTACGGCTCGAGCCCCGCGTTCTACCGCGAAGGCGGGCGGGGCGCGTTCTACGTCTTCGAGAGCCTGCGGATCACCGACTGGACGGCGCTGGACCAGGTGCGCTCGTCGGCGATCGTGCTTGCGCAGACGACCGACACGAGCAAGGTCGCGCACTTCGGCGGGATGTACACCTACGACGCGATCGCCGGGGCCACCGCGCCGGGCTGGCGCGAGGCGGGCGCGTACTGCGAGGCGAACGGGCTCGTGTGGGCGCCTTCGGTCGGGCCCGGCTACGTCGACGACCGCGCGGTGCCGGGCAACACGACCCCCACCCTGGGGCGCGACAACGGCGCGACCTACGACCGGGAGTGGCAGAACGCGCTTTCTTCGCAGGCGGACTGGGTCTCGGTGACGTCGTTCAACGAATGGCACGAAGGGTCGATCATCGAGCCCGCGCGGTCCGCGCCGCCTTCGGGCGCCTACGAGACGTTTTCCGGTGCCTACGGGACTTCGGGCGCGGCTTCGGAAACCGCTTACCTGGACCGGACCCGCTACTGGGCGGCCCAGCTCGGCGGTCCGCCACCCGCGTCGGTCAACCTCGCGCAGGGCCGGCCGGTCACGGCGAGCGGGTCGCAGGGCGGGTACCCGCCGGGGAACGCCGTCGACGGGAACGCGTCGAGTTATTGGGAGAGCACGAACAACGCCTTCCCGCAGACGTTGACGGTGGACCTCGGCGCGCCGGCTCCGGTCGGCCGGGTGGTGGTCAAGCTGCCGCCGTCGTGGGGCCGCCGGACGCAGACGATCGCGGTGAACGGCGGGAGTCCGGTGGGGTACGTGTTCGACCCGGGGAGCGGGAACGCGGTGACGATTCCGGTGTCGAGCGCGGATCGGTACCTGCGGCTGGTGTTCACCGGCAACAGCGGGTGGCCCGCGGGGCAGGTGTCCGAAGTGGAGGCTTACGCCTCCTGA
- a CDS encoding S8 family serine peptidase, with protein sequence MTQHRPRWRRRAGITVLATALGASVLGVAVPVASAQQAPPSTGVADGKTLDEHDRALVAEAEKAGKPDVTLLIAAEKGQTGTAVNELKALGGVVESTDTKLDYVKVSIPTDKAEKAAKLKSVNAVDVDGLIVRDDPKPDGATTPLPQPAPGKNTPRVNPYLPTGDTYAAQFGQVLPNWDGKDTTVAVLDSGVDLDSPALATTSHGERKIVDWYNANATNSGDGTWVKQSTATYTGAFTANGKNWTAPATGGPYTFGVFSETAGDLGGADSETGGDVNRDGDRADSWGVLLDSATKEVRVDLNGNGDFTDEKPMTDYAKKYDYGFFGTDNPATDVAERMAFVVQTDKPGYVGIGISGAEHGSHVAGIAAGNDLFGGKMDGAAPGAKLLAVKVCLTGTACTSSGLIDGVVYAASHGADVINISIGGLPALNDGNNARAELYNRTIAEYNVQIFISAGNSGAGANTVGDPSVATDAISVGSYITKETWLSNYGSVTKNAESLHPFSSRGPREDGGFKPDIIAPGAAIATIPRWEAGGPVAGTYGLPAGYAMLQGTSMASPQATGAAALLVSAYKATHKGQRPPVAQLRSAIKSTARFVPGIDAYAQGAGLFNVPAAFVALSLNPKPDTVSTSVEVHTALSGLLATPNTGVGIHDREGVTTGKSYTRTYTITRTTGSAQPVPYFARWTGNDGTFSSKSTVVLPLNTPVKFDVKVDPKKAGAHSAVLNLDNPLTIGVDVQTLNTVFAPQEFTADKGYQIDVSGKIARNQATSYFVRVPQGASALKVDLDAGAGAPGKGQVRFLRYDPTGVPAEASTSTTYCYLPDAGAGCPGGTPTSRTIANPLPGVWEIVVEARRTSDAADSAYKLSASVLGTAIAPNPDTIASATLNTPIARSYTVTNTLGAFTGKLNGATLGSAKVARPSIGEGAQQQYQIAVTPGSTSLTATIGKTSDVGADLDLVLYNCTTGSCVLAGQSADGDSEESVTIANPAAGVWVALVDGYAVPAGTTEFDYLDVFTNPAFGSVAVTDANAAHASGSSWTVPATVTATAAPAAGRTLRGQLTVQTDTGVTVGSSLVLINAVS encoded by the coding sequence GTGACACAGCACAGACCGCGCTGGAGACGGCGGGCCGGGATCACCGTCCTCGCCACCGCTCTCGGCGCCTCCGTCCTCGGCGTCGCCGTTCCCGTGGCGTCCGCCCAGCAGGCTCCGCCCTCGACCGGCGTGGCCGACGGCAAGACCCTCGACGAGCACGACCGCGCGCTCGTCGCCGAAGCCGAAAAGGCCGGGAAGCCGGACGTCACGCTGCTGATCGCGGCGGAAAAGGGCCAGACCGGCACCGCCGTGAACGAGCTCAAGGCGCTCGGCGGCGTCGTCGAATCCACCGACACCAAGCTCGACTACGTCAAGGTCAGCATCCCCACGGACAAGGCCGAGAAGGCCGCGAAGCTCAAGTCCGTGAACGCCGTCGACGTCGACGGCCTCATCGTGCGCGACGACCCGAAGCCCGACGGCGCGACCACCCCGCTGCCGCAGCCGGCCCCGGGCAAGAACACCCCGCGCGTCAACCCGTACCTGCCGACCGGGGACACCTACGCGGCGCAGTTCGGCCAGGTCCTGCCCAACTGGGACGGCAAGGACACCACGGTCGCGGTGCTCGACTCCGGCGTCGACCTCGACTCCCCCGCGCTGGCCACCACCAGCCACGGCGAACGCAAGATCGTCGACTGGTACAACGCCAACGCCACCAACTCCGGCGACGGCACCTGGGTCAAGCAGTCCACCGCGACCTACACCGGCGCCTTCACCGCGAACGGCAAGAACTGGACGGCCCCGGCCACCGGCGGCCCGTACACCTTCGGCGTCTTCAGCGAGACCGCGGGCGACCTGGGCGGCGCGGACAGCGAGACCGGCGGTGACGTCAACCGCGACGGCGACCGCGCCGACTCGTGGGGCGTGCTGCTCGACAGCGCGACCAAGGAGGTCCGGGTCGACCTCAACGGCAACGGCGACTTCACCGACGAGAAGCCGATGACCGACTACGCCAAGAAGTACGACTACGGCTTCTTCGGCACGGACAACCCGGCGACCGACGTCGCCGAGCGGATGGCCTTCGTGGTCCAGACCGACAAGCCGGGCTACGTCGGCATCGGCATCTCCGGCGCCGAGCACGGCTCGCACGTCGCGGGCATCGCCGCCGGCAACGACCTCTTCGGCGGCAAGATGGACGGCGCGGCCCCGGGCGCGAAGCTCCTGGCCGTCAAGGTCTGCCTCACCGGCACCGCCTGCACGTCGTCGGGCCTGATCGACGGCGTCGTCTACGCGGCCAGCCACGGCGCCGACGTCATCAACATCTCGATCGGCGGCCTGCCGGCCCTCAACGACGGCAACAACGCCCGCGCGGAGCTCTACAACCGCACGATCGCCGAGTACAACGTCCAGATCTTCATCTCGGCCGGCAACAGCGGCGCCGGGGCGAACACCGTCGGCGACCCGTCGGTGGCCACGGACGCGATCTCGGTCGGCTCGTACATCACCAAGGAGACCTGGCTGTCGAACTACGGCTCGGTCACCAAGAACGCCGAGTCGCTGCACCCGTTCTCCTCGCGCGGCCCGCGTGAAGACGGCGGCTTCAAGCCGGACATCATCGCGCCCGGCGCGGCGATCGCGACCATCCCGCGCTGGGAAGCGGGAGGCCCGGTGGCCGGCACGTACGGCCTGCCCGCGGGCTACGCGATGCTGCAGGGCACGTCGATGGCGTCGCCGCAGGCGACCGGCGCGGCGGCACTGCTGGTGAGCGCGTACAAGGCGACGCACAAGGGCCAGCGGCCGCCGGTCGCGCAGCTGCGCTCGGCCATCAAGTCGACCGCGCGGTTCGTGCCGGGCATCGACGCCTACGCACAGGGCGCGGGCCTGTTCAACGTCCCGGCCGCGTTCGTCGCGCTGTCGCTGAACCCGAAGCCGGACACCGTTTCGACGTCGGTCGAGGTGCACACGGCGCTGTCGGGCCTGCTGGCCACCCCGAACACGGGCGTGGGCATCCACGACCGCGAAGGCGTGACCACGGGCAAGTCCTACACCCGCACGTACACGATCACCCGCACCACGGGTTCGGCGCAGCCGGTGCCGTACTTCGCGCGGTGGACGGGCAACGACGGCACGTTCTCGTCGAAGTCCACGGTGGTCCTGCCGCTGAACACGCCGGTGAAGTTCGACGTCAAGGTCGACCCGAAGAAGGCGGGCGCCCACTCGGCGGTGCTGAACCTGGACAACCCGCTGACCATCGGCGTCGACGTGCAGACCCTCAACACGGTCTTCGCGCCGCAGGAGTTCACGGCGGACAAGGGTTACCAGATCGACGTGTCCGGCAAGATCGCCCGCAACCAGGCGACCAGCTACTTCGTGCGGGTGCCGCAGGGCGCCAGCGCGCTGAAGGTCGACCTGGACGCCGGCGCCGGCGCGCCGGGCAAGGGCCAGGTGCGGTTCCTGCGCTACGACCCGACCGGTGTCCCGGCCGAGGCGAGCACGTCCACGACGTACTGCTACCTCCCCGACGCGGGTGCCGGCTGCCCCGGTGGCACGCCGACCAGCCGCACGATCGCCAACCCGCTCCCGGGCGTGTGGGAGATCGTCGTCGAGGCGCGCCGGACGTCCGATGCGGCCGACTCGGCGTACAAGCTGTCGGCGTCGGTGCTGGGCACGGCCATCGCGCCGAACCCGGACACGATCGCTTCGGCCACGCTGAACACGCCGATCGCGCGGTCGTACACCGTGACGAACACCCTCGGCGCGTTCACCGGCAAGCTGAACGGCGCCACGCTGGGCAGCGCGAAGGTGGCGCGGCCGTCGATCGGCGAAGGCGCGCAGCAGCAGTACCAGATCGCGGTGACGCCGGGCTCGACGTCGCTGACCGCCACGATCGGCAAGACGTCCGACGTCGGCGCCGACCTGGACCTGGTGCTGTACAACTGCACGACCGGCTCGTGCGTGCTCGCCGGCCAGAGCGCGGACGGTGACTCCGAGGAGTCGGTGACCATCGCCAACCCGGCGGCGGGTGTCTGGGTCGCGCTGGTCGACGGGTACGCGGTGCCCGCGGGCACGACCGAGTTCGACTACCTCGACGTGTTCACCAACCCGGCCTTCGGGTCGGTCGCGGTGACCGACGCCAACGCGGCGCACGCGTCGGGCAGCTCGTGGACGGTGCCGGCGACGGTGACCGCCACGGCGGCCCCGGCGGCCGGCCGGACCCTGCGCGGTCAGCTGACCGTGCAGACCGACACCGGTGTCACGGTCGGCTCCTCGCTGGTGCTGATCAACGCCGTCAGCTAG
- a CDS encoding TetR/AcrR family transcriptional regulator, which yields MSTEDLTARARIRDAAIRLFTERGMEKTSILDIAEEAGVSGGLIRHHFGSKDGLREACDTYVFDELLKFKEEVLAKGVADPGFLPTFDARQLLFRRYLGRAMIDGSEAAAAQFVEIVDGTERYFRGSGMEMPDPRGVAAALAAMTGGLMILQDHVARALGEEPGTNEAMLRMSLAAGHLFLNPLGDAEVLEKAREALAAYERKE from the coding sequence ATGAGCACCGAAGACCTCACCGCGCGGGCCCGGATCCGTGACGCCGCCATCCGGCTGTTCACCGAACGCGGCATGGAAAAGACGTCCATCCTGGACATCGCCGAGGAAGCCGGGGTGTCGGGCGGGCTCATCCGCCACCACTTCGGCTCGAAGGACGGCCTGCGCGAGGCCTGCGACACCTACGTCTTCGACGAACTCCTCAAGTTCAAAGAGGAGGTGCTGGCGAAAGGCGTCGCGGACCCGGGGTTCCTCCCGACGTTCGACGCCCGCCAGCTGCTGTTCCGCCGGTACCTGGGCCGGGCGATGATCGACGGCTCCGAAGCCGCGGCCGCCCAGTTCGTCGAGATCGTCGACGGCACCGAGCGCTACTTCCGCGGGTCGGGCATGGAAATGCCCGACCCGCGAGGTGTCGCCGCCGCGCTCGCCGCGATGACCGGCGGGCTGATGATCCTGCAGGACCACGTCGCCCGCGCGCTCGGCGAGGAGCCGGGCACGAACGAGGCGATGCTGCGCATGTCGCTGGCCGCCGGGCACCTGTTCCTGAACCCGCTCGGCGACGCCGAAGTCCTCGAAAAGGCCCGCGAAGCGCTGGCCGCGTACGAACGGAAGGAATGA
- a CDS encoding ABC transporter ATP-binding protein, which produces MAEAITADGLTKAFGPAKALDGLNLTVHTGEVHGFLGPNGAGKTTTIRVLLGLVRADGGRVTLLGGDPWTDATKLHRRLAYVPGDVTLWPNLTGGEVIDLLGRLRGGLDVRRRAELIERFDLDPRKKGRTYSKGNRQKVALVAALASDVELLVFDEPTSGLDPLMEEVFRQVVAEERERGDRTVLLSSHILSEVEALCDRVTIIRAGRTVESGTLDELRHLGRITIDASLAHVPADLGSLPGVHDLSSYGSHVHLSVDQSSLDDVMRHLAGAGLRNLVSRPPTLEELFLRHYEPVGAAR; this is translated from the coding sequence ATGGCCGAAGCGATCACCGCCGACGGCCTCACCAAGGCGTTCGGTCCGGCGAAGGCCCTCGACGGGCTCAACCTGACCGTTCACACCGGCGAGGTGCACGGGTTCCTCGGGCCCAACGGCGCCGGCAAGACCACGACGATCCGCGTCCTGCTGGGGCTGGTGCGGGCCGACGGCGGCCGCGTCACCCTGCTCGGCGGCGACCCGTGGACCGACGCGACGAAGCTGCACCGGCGGCTCGCGTACGTGCCGGGCGACGTCACCCTCTGGCCCAACCTCACCGGTGGCGAGGTCATCGACCTGCTCGGCCGGCTGCGCGGCGGCCTCGACGTCCGGCGGCGCGCAGAGCTGATCGAGCGGTTCGACCTCGACCCGCGGAAGAAGGGCCGGACCTACTCCAAGGGTAACCGGCAGAAGGTCGCGCTCGTGGCGGCGCTGGCGTCCGATGTGGAGCTGCTGGTCTTCGACGAGCCGACGTCCGGGCTCGACCCGCTGATGGAAGAGGTGTTCCGGCAGGTCGTCGCGGAGGAGCGCGAACGCGGCGACCGGACGGTGCTGCTCTCTTCGCACATCCTTTCCGAGGTCGAGGCGCTGTGCGACCGCGTGACGATCATCCGGGCCGGGCGCACCGTCGAGTCGGGCACCCTGGACGAGCTGCGGCACCTCGGGCGGATCACGATCGACGCGTCGCTCGCGCACGTGCCGGCGGACCTGGGGTCGCTGCCGGGCGTCCACGACCTCAGCTCGTACGGCTCTCACGTCCACCTGTCCGTCGACCAGTCGTCGCTGGACGACGTGATGCGGCACCTGGCCGGGGCCGGGCTGCGGAACCTGGTGAGCCGCCCGCCGACGCTCGAGGAGCTGTTCCTCCGCCACTACGAGCCGGTCGGAGCGGCGCGATGA
- a CDS encoding ABC transporter permease: protein MTGTFALLRLVLRRDRLLMPLWIVCLAAAPMGYLSSIEAAYPDALSRQRFYDLNASSATFVVRNGPLYGPSAGNLLAWQCGFVPVVAGLIALLTVVRHTRAEEEAGRRELTGATVVGRHAGLAAAVIAACGACLVHGLVTGAGLAAQGVPAAGALALGLGFSLCGWVFAGVGAVAAQLTWGTGGARGIGIGVLVLAFLLRAAGDSSGSAGWLSWLSPIGWAHRLRPFAGEQWWVLALGVSASGLLVAVAVAVSARRDLGAALLPARPGRATAKASLRSPWALAWRLQRGTLVVWTGCLALIGLLMGGVARNVAEMMRDNPAVGAVFSRVGGGGAVTDAYLAGTMTLFGLVAAGYAVQAMLKLRAEEAAGRAEPVLATAVGRTGWASAHGLIALAGSAFLLAVTGLATGLAYGTGASLVPAALAQLPAVWVMAGLVAALIGFVPRFAAAAWGLLGAFLLVSLVGSALRWSPAVLGVSPFQHLARLPGGTFSVAPVLWLVLIASAAGLGGLVALRRRDIPA from the coding sequence ATGACCGGGACCTTCGCCCTTCTGCGGCTGGTGCTGCGCCGCGACCGGCTGCTGATGCCGCTGTGGATCGTATGCCTCGCGGCCGCGCCGATGGGCTACCTGTCGTCGATCGAGGCGGCGTACCCGGACGCGTTGTCGCGGCAGCGCTTCTACGACCTCAACGCGTCCAGCGCGACGTTCGTGGTCCGCAACGGCCCGCTCTACGGCCCGTCGGCAGGAAACCTGCTGGCGTGGCAGTGCGGGTTCGTCCCGGTCGTCGCCGGGCTGATCGCGCTGCTCACCGTCGTCCGGCACACCCGGGCCGAGGAGGAGGCGGGCCGTCGGGAGCTGACCGGCGCGACCGTCGTCGGGCGGCACGCCGGACTGGCGGCCGCGGTCATCGCGGCCTGCGGGGCGTGCCTGGTCCACGGCCTGGTGACCGGGGCCGGGCTGGCCGCGCAGGGCGTCCCCGCCGCCGGCGCGCTGGCGCTGGGGCTCGGGTTTTCGTTGTGCGGCTGGGTGTTCGCCGGCGTCGGTGCGGTCGCGGCGCAGCTCACGTGGGGTACGGGCGGTGCGCGGGGCATCGGGATCGGCGTGCTGGTGCTGGCGTTCCTGCTGCGCGCGGCGGGCGACAGCAGCGGCTCGGCGGGCTGGCTCTCGTGGCTGTCGCCGATCGGCTGGGCGCACCGGCTGCGGCCGTTCGCGGGGGAACAGTGGTGGGTCCTCGCGCTGGGCGTCTCGGCTTCGGGGCTGCTGGTGGCCGTGGCGGTCGCGGTGTCCGCACGGCGTGACCTCGGTGCGGCCCTGCTGCCCGCGCGGCCGGGGCGGGCGACGGCGAAGGCGTCCCTGCGCTCGCCGTGGGCGCTGGCCTGGCGGCTGCAGCGGGGGACGCTGGTGGTCTGGACCGGCTGCCTCGCGCTGATCGGGCTGCTGATGGGCGGGGTCGCGCGGAACGTCGCGGAGATGATGCGGGACAACCCGGCCGTCGGGGCGGTGTTCTCCCGCGTCGGCGGTGGTGGCGCGGTGACGGACGCCTACCTCGCGGGCACGATGACGTTGTTCGGCCTCGTGGCGGCGGGGTACGCGGTGCAGGCGATGCTGAAGCTGCGAGCCGAGGAGGCGGCGGGCCGCGCGGAACCGGTACTGGCGACGGCGGTCGGGCGGACCGGCTGGGCGTCGGCGCACGGGCTGATCGCGCTCGCGGGTTCGGCGTTCCTGCTGGCGGTCACCGGGCTGGCGACCGGCTTGGCGTACGGGACCGGCGCGTCACTGGTCCCGGCGGCGCTGGCGCAGCTGCCTGCGGTGTGGGTGATGGCGGGGCTGGTGGCGGCGCTGATCGGCTTCGTCCCGCGCTTCGCCGCGGCGGCGTGGGGGCTGCTGGGCGCGTTCCTGCTGGTGTCGCTGGTGGGATCGGCCTTGCGGTGGAGCCCGGCGGTGCTGGGCGTTTCGCCGTTCCAGCACCTGGCGCGCTTGCCGGGAGGGACGTTCTCGGTGGCCCCGGTGCTGTGGCTGGTCCTGATCGCTTCGGCGGCCGGCTTGGGCGGCCTCGTCGCCTTGCGACGACGAGACATCCCGGCCTGA
- a CDS encoding amidohydrolase, with product MDDLLLRRVRPGLGGELADVRVNDGRVTAITEPGSAGFAARVVDGHGGTLLPGLVDAHVHVVQWATSRRRIPLDAARSAAEAIELLLAHLLATPAPQSELVVGAGFRDGLWPDLPHKDMLQRALPGRAVALFGADLHTLWLSPAALKLIGRDHPTGVLLEADCMSATAQLPTASIETQDAWVAEALAAAAARGVTRIVDYEYADTVADWTRRGTPSTRVSCVIAKHLLDQTIERGHRTGDVLPDSGGLVTVGPFKLFVDGSLNTRTAYCHDPYPGSGSPGLLELPPAALVPLLRRAFDHGLLPAVHAIGDHANSIALDAFEEVGCPGRIEHAQLLAPADVPRFAALGLVASVQPAHQPDDRDVADRHWHGRTSRAFPYRSLLESGARLEFGSDAPVAPLDPWDGIASAVARTDDDRPPWHPEQSIPFPDALAASSDGRRGVAVGDVADLMVTATDPSALSPSDLRNLPVTATILGGHVTHQV from the coding sequence ATGGACGATCTCCTGCTGCGCCGCGTGCGCCCCGGGCTCGGCGGCGAGCTCGCGGACGTCCGCGTGAACGACGGCCGCGTCACGGCCATCACCGAGCCCGGGTCCGCCGGGTTCGCCGCTCGGGTGGTCGACGGGCACGGCGGCACGCTGCTGCCGGGCTTGGTGGACGCGCACGTCCACGTCGTGCAGTGGGCGACGTCCCGCCGTCGCATCCCCCTGGACGCGGCCCGGTCGGCGGCGGAGGCGATCGAGCTGCTGCTGGCGCATCTGCTGGCGACGCCCGCGCCGCAGTCGGAGCTGGTGGTGGGCGCGGGCTTCCGCGACGGGCTGTGGCCGGACCTGCCGCACAAGGACATGCTGCAGCGCGCGCTGCCCGGCCGCGCGGTCGCGTTGTTCGGCGCCGACCTCCACACCCTCTGGCTGAGCCCGGCGGCCCTGAAGCTGATCGGCCGCGACCACCCGACCGGCGTCCTGCTGGAAGCCGACTGCATGAGCGCGACGGCCCAGCTCCCCACGGCGTCGATCGAAACGCAGGACGCGTGGGTGGCCGAGGCACTGGCGGCGGCGGCCGCGCGCGGCGTGACCCGGATCGTCGACTACGAGTACGCGGACACGGTGGCGGACTGGACCCGCCGCGGTACGCCGTCGACCCGGGTGTCGTGCGTGATCGCGAAGCACCTCCTGGACCAGACCATCGAGCGCGGACACCGCACGGGCGACGTCCTCCCGGATTCCGGCGGGCTCGTCACGGTCGGCCCGTTCAAGCTCTTCGTGGACGGCTCCCTCAACACCCGCACGGCCTACTGCCACGACCCCTACCCGGGAAGCGGTTCCCCGGGACTGCTGGAACTGCCGCCGGCCGCGCTGGTTCCGTTGCTGAGGCGGGCTTTCGACCACGGCTTGCTCCCGGCGGTCCACGCGATCGGGGACCACGCCAACAGCATCGCCCTGGACGCGTTCGAGGAGGTCGGCTGCCCGGGCCGCATCGAGCACGCGCAGCTGCTCGCCCCGGCCGACGTCCCGCGGTTCGCGGCTCTGGGCCTGGTGGCGTCGGTCCAGCCGGCCCACCAGCCCGACGACCGGGACGTGGCGGACCGCCACTGGCACGGCCGGACTTCGCGCGCGTTCCCGTACCGGTCGCTGCTGGAATCGGGCGCCCGCCTGGAGTTCGGCTCGGACGCCCCGGTGGCACCGCTGGACCCCTGGGACGGGATCGCCTCGGCGGTCGCCCGCACCGACGACGACCGGCCGCCGTGGCACCCGGAGCAGTCGATCCCGTTCCCCGACGCACTGGCCGCGTCCTCGGACGGCCGCCGCGGCGTGGCGGTGGGCGACGTGGCGGACCTCATGGTGACGGCGACCGACCCGTCGGCGCTGTCGCCGTCGGACCTGCGAAACCTCCCGGTGACGGCGACCATCCTCGGTGGGCACGTGACGCACCAGGTCTGA